The genomic window CTTGCTCCAGATCGACAACAAGGGGGAACCCCGATATCACCTCAGAGGGATTAATTGGTTCTGATTTCCAATCTATAAGTTCTCCGAACGATTTCCTTTTTTGTGCTTTTAATGTTTCGGGCAGTTCGGTGAACAATTTTCCTGGTGTCTGAGATTGCCGGAAAGTATTGAGTTCTGAAAAAAGATTTGAGCCCTGAGGAGAACTACTTATTACCGCGGCGAGGTACAAAGCATCGAATCCACTCGGCTCTTTAACCCCCCATAGATCAGAAATATCCCCCAAAGATGAGGCCAATGCGCCTTTTGTATAGTTTTCATTTACAACAAGGCTATCGAAAAGTTCTTTGGCATGTGGGATGTCGTCGGTGTTCTCAAGGACTGTTTGCACCGAAAGCCTCATTACGATTTCATCTAGCCACCGCTCTTCCTCCAAGCCTTGATAATAGTGCTTGGATTTGAACCAAGGGGGCAAATCATCCTTAGCTTTTAATGTGGTCAGTTTTTTCTCGGCTCTACCCATGACCATTTTCTTGTTCTAACAGTACAAAACAACGGAACATTGCTGTATATCGCCCATATCAGGTAAACGTCGGCCTATCTCGCACCAGCAAACCTCCAGGAACTCGCGGATACATAACGCTCACCCCGGCTTTTCAGCAGGTTACACAATCCATCCTGGGGCGAAACACGAACGGGTGCAGCGTGATATACGGCCAATTTCCATTTATCAATGGCCAGCACAACGCTTCTCACCTCGTCGTCAACCAAACCCCAAAACAAAAAAGGCCCGCCCCGATCCCCCGAGGCGAGCCCTTCCCGATTCAACCCACGCTCTCCCTGCGCATCATATCCATCACCCCATCCCCTGGCTCACCTTCATCCCGTCACCCTGCCCTCTTCAACCTTTGCGCCTTGGCGCCTTGGCGTTAAACAAAACCCGAATCACCCGCACTTCGACTCCCCGCAGTTCAAACACGTCAGGCAGTTGTCCATGACGATCATGGCCTTGGTGTTGCACTTGGTGCAGAGCTGGGCGCCCTCGGGGAACTTGGCCTCCTCGGTGGACTCGTTCTGCTTGCTGAGCTTGCTTTCGTACTCGGCGCGCTTCTGCTCGATGAGCTTCTTCTGGTGCTCGTCGAGGCTGTCGTCCTTGAGCATGCCGATCTTCTTCAGGTGGGTCTCGATGACGTCCCCGATCTCGCTCACCAGCGAGGGGCAGAACTTGCCGCCCTTCTTGAAGTAGCCGCCGCGGGGGTCGAACACGGAGTGCATCTCCTCCACCAGGAAGGTGACGTCGCCGCCCTTGCGGAACACGGCGCTGATGATGCGGGTCAGCGCCACGATCCACTGGAAGTGGTCCATGTTCTTCGAGTTGATGAACACCTCGAAGGGGCGGCGGTGCTCGTGCTCGGTGCCCTCGTTGAGGATGATGTCGTTGATGGTCACGTACAGCGCGTGCTCGGAGAGCGGCGTCTTGACCTTGTAGGTGGAGCCGATGAGGATGTCCGGGCGCTCGAGCTTCTCGTGCATGTGCACGATGTTGTCGGTCGCCTTCAGCTTCTTGGCCGCCGCGGCCTCCTGGGCCCTGGCCGCCTCCTCCTCCTTGTTGGCCACCGCGTACTTGGCAATCTTCTTTTCGATCTTGATGGTCATGGTTCCTGTCTCCCGTGTCGGTCGGTCTTGTCGATGCTGCTGAGTGCCGGCCGGCACGTCAGAACTTGCCGTAGTAGCCTTCCTTGAGGGCGTCGTAGAGGTTGGCGGCGGTGTGGATCTCGCCGTCGTACTCGATCTCCTCGTTGCCCCTGGCCTCGACGACGGTGCCGTCCTCGAGGGTGAAGCGGTAGATGGTGCCCTCCAGGTCCTTCTCCTTCACCAGCACGCCCTGGAACGCCTCGGGGTTGAAGCGGAAGGTGGTGCAGCCCTTCAGCCCCTGCTCGTAGGCGTACATGTAGATGTCCTTGAAGTCCTCGAAGGGGTAGTCGGTGGGGACGTTCGCGGTCTTGGAGATGGAGGAGTCGATCCACTTCTGCGCCGCGGCCTGGACGTCCACGTGCTCCTTGGGGGAGATGTCCTCGGCGGTGATGAAGTACTCGGGCAATATCTCCTCGGCCTGCTCCGAGTAGGGCATGGCGCGGGGGTTGACCAGCTCGCGGTAGGCGAGCAGCTCGAAGGAGAAGACGTCCACCTTCTCCTTGGACTTCTTGCCCTCGCGGATGACGTTGCGCGAGTAGTGGTGGGCGAAGCTCGGCTCGATGCCGTTGCTAGCGTTGTTGGCCAGGCTCAGCGAGATGGTGCCGGTGGGCGCGATGGAGCTGTGGTGGGTGAAGCGCGCGCCGGTGGCGGCGAGCTTCTCCACCAGCTCCGGGGCCACCTCGGCCACCCGCTGCATGTAGCGGCTGTACTTCGCGTGCAGCACCTTGCCCTTGACCTTGTCGCCCGCCTTGTAGCCGTCCTTCGCCATCTCCGGGCGCCGGGCCAGCATGGCGGCGGTGACCTCGAACTCCCGCTCCATGATGGGGGCGGGCCCCTTCTCCTCGGCCAGTTCCAGGGC from Thioalbus denitrificans includes these protein-coding regions:
- a CDS encoding DUF6387 family protein, with translation MGRAEKKLTTLKAKDDLPPWFKSKHYYQGLEEERWLDEIVMRLSVQTVLENTDDIPHAKELFDSLVVNENYTKGALASSLGDISDLWGVKEPSGFDALYLAAVISSSPQGSNLFSELNTFRQSQTPGKLFTELPETLKAQKRKSFGELIDWKSEPINPSEVISGFPLVVDLEQDDETLKIAFEVWLAGARAESGEAKNPYSTRDYATWRDYGVLQAFDLQFWARLNKARFTNNVISNAIWPLDEVDTTERLRKVTNPKIKEIFTDWTMARRLWRQVELSKALADLVAGTKNEETDSGNAM
- a CDS encoding NrdJb — protein: MTIKIEKKIAKYAVANKEEEAARAQEAAAAKKLKATDNIVHMHEKLERPDILIGSTYKVKTPLSEHALYVTINDIILNEGTEHEHRRPFEVFINSKNMDHFQWIVALTRIISAVFRKGGDVTFLVEEMHSVFDPRGGYFKKGGKFCPSLVSEIGDVIETHLKKIGMLKDDSLDEHQKKLIEQKRAEYESKLSKQNESTEEAKFPEGAQLCTKCNTKAMIVMDNCLTCLNCGESKCG